A single region of the Candidatus Methanomethylicota archaeon genome encodes:
- a CDS encoding DNA-directed RNA polymerase, with product MFKLLQVNDIVRIPPDKFDMPLEVVAAEVLRSTYEGMVTREFGAVIAVLNVKVSNVGKIIPGDGGIYHKASFDMLVYIPAIQEVIEGEVIDVTDFGVFVRIGPMDGLIHVSQIIDDFITYDEKRGALIGKETQRVLEKGMMVRARIITVSLSSGQSKSSKIGLTMRQPFLGALNWIEEDIKKLQKK from the coding sequence ATGTTCAAGCTTTTACAGGTTAATGATATCGTTAGAATACCTCCAGATAAATTTGATATGCCTCTTGAAGTAGTTGCTGCTGAAGTTCTTAGATCTACATATGAAGGTATGGTAACTCGAGAATTTGGAGCTGTAATAGCAGTCTTAAATGTAAAAGTTTCAAATGTAGGAAAAATTATTCCTGGGGATGGTGGGATTTACCATAAAGCATCTTTTGATATGCTTGTATACATCCCTGCTATTCAAGAAGTTATTGAAGGAGAAGTAATTGATGTTACTGATTTTGGTGTATTTGTAAGAATTGGTCCAATGGATGGACTTATACATGTCTCTCAAATTATTGATGATTTTATAACATATGATGAAAAAAGAGGAGCACTTATTGGTAAAGAAACACAAAGAGTCTTAGAAAAAGGAATGATGGTTAGAGCTAGAATAATTACTGTAAGTCTAAGTAGTGGTCAATCAAAAAGTAGTAAAATAGGATTAACTATGAGGCAACCATTCTTAGGTGCTTTGAATTGGATTGAAGAAGATATTAAAAAATTACAAAAGAAGTGA